Proteins encoded in a region of the Streptomyces sp. NBC_00258 genome:
- a CDS encoding HD domain-containing protein, whose protein sequence is MHGEFQGRRRALLIGVTATPFLADDPLLGEEFDTLDCAERDVALVSEALDLSGYTVTEHHAGRVSELKLGKNGLKGELHRFFVSCEPGDTAFVYISCHGVTLGGRDFLLAADAQPGDPRSDGTPTLLMDSLLGADPVGLQLSGLKKGVTAVICLDTCRTADVLPDEEVSTGVRAPAQDVVWLYSCGPGQRAYADRENGSWFAQGLAQALSPDSPPTTFGDVMRHTEREMRRLAGDEPVDPPTVKHLAPHGRIVDTLELCKGFKEPLPWAEMVTKSALWEHTSGGEAVHARVKAGLTELVERVGRNLRGAGAHENDPWRDPTYPARFERRLVGLVERARLRELRALLSPAETAVLLAAPLVYEDVTAVALEDLRQVLDRHRPDGAEPDEHLDAHAQLVAAAVEDVRRAHVQVQGTLETLRARGLAPQAEAAEHWIRHRFIADWDPLWERTGGYESVNTLLSGLARVIADSAEPLPPGRASEQSLRLIDRQIRQVLGHLTVEPGDRPRINDSDSDSWSRYDPVPGGKWRGQELAQLLWTAGLLSADPRRMSSVLVSHLGAHERLDPQTVVDALSEEFDFAAVGDLSADAYGLDVRFHCPHPALHAAVEELAGRANAAAASIRSRWREQRSSPPSLLRGLPERITAGQLVPEPGQYTVPLERFRLAEDEIRPLLMGAQLYGDKMLAVRELYQNALDACRLRDMRDQYGRSQGEATEDWNGEITFTQRWDEKGLYIQCEDNGTGMSRTKLTSMFARAGKRYEQDPEFTQERREWRRAGLKPIALNSRFGIGVFSYFMLAEEVVVLTAPVNRHGLRKSLDQASRADIQSGSGLLSITTGKGAPAHGGTKVRLYLALTEDEQPPSLVETLQSQLWVSDYKVTAVEYAKDDPEREVRSRSWTPGKLKATADWRGHAVHAEGTDVWLVQGEGQLLLDGVVIEDAPHMYGCVVNLRERHRPVPSVDRNDLLSHDEDAVQMEVLAAVPKAATQWREVSLRRLWQLAQEEPPLAVAVLDALSPEVTATLEPAGDDVRLLRGRLPLTPTGCLPMDQQLVSSAHDLELLGNSRLYENELFRQWRMARLEHAPLADHEFSPPGYPVATGLDSLLFVDTPSQEWAWAPVVKAAAMARLPVRAAVKALRRYAITGVYVPAATDIRSQLALELSPAAADLYIAYRDILQPPDKGAAVHAPLLVISEEYNLPLVDCLPLLDQLRGLDPELPPLPELDESVAAERFTYDEARILAGDGGSDWLPSRRWNAGAMSITHLKDRVENIFVNSSLDAAALLARIRRLAPLGFSVWGGGEPEAAPGDQGSLTAADHLLLAVRTGQGNPWLDKRLALPQMLLASSRLGISLGEAARLLTESSSVTAVRAPDVPAEAAAWTPPYWVIRVMEQWPEPKKAFGPWELIDAYLYQHQNRTPRGVAEFREAATALDACGLLTTAPSCDHDSLIRQAMDSSLDIGAFGYEGSALDTAPVSLAYCLSLISRTGTLDEVLDQLETAETHLPLHLPEVTAEARSLQCSIHDRHALLNTGTLIGEVPTFRRLTIQDLLEHANDNGGTLSQSVHHLSRFTAIGAPPLPGDFTGPDAEALADFEPDRFDLAAFDPGLLGPGTLGPLELVLVAGRFGWTLKRTYDRYAPFRCLGLDVEAGEPTRHEAGLTPTWYDVVILTEQLTGRTPALSGAVTADHIALCAEETDLSEAEVRERLERYAALFQLHLPPEEGQEDS, encoded by the coding sequence ATGCACGGTGAGTTCCAAGGACGGCGCCGGGCGCTGCTGATCGGCGTGACGGCGACTCCGTTCCTGGCCGACGATCCGTTGCTCGGCGAGGAGTTCGACACGCTGGACTGCGCGGAGCGCGATGTCGCGCTCGTGTCGGAGGCTCTGGATCTGTCCGGCTACACGGTCACCGAGCACCACGCGGGCCGCGTCTCCGAACTCAAACTGGGCAAGAACGGGCTCAAGGGCGAACTGCACCGCTTCTTCGTCTCGTGCGAACCGGGCGACACGGCGTTCGTCTACATCTCCTGCCACGGGGTCACGCTGGGCGGCCGTGACTTCCTGCTGGCGGCGGACGCACAACCGGGCGATCCACGCTCCGACGGGACCCCCACGCTTCTCATGGACTCGCTACTCGGGGCCGACCCGGTGGGACTGCAACTGAGCGGCCTGAAGAAGGGGGTCACCGCGGTCATCTGCCTGGACACGTGCCGGACGGCGGACGTCCTGCCGGACGAGGAGGTCTCGACAGGAGTGCGGGCACCCGCTCAGGACGTGGTGTGGCTCTACAGCTGCGGTCCCGGACAGCGTGCGTACGCCGACCGGGAGAACGGCAGCTGGTTCGCCCAGGGGTTGGCGCAGGCACTGTCGCCCGACAGTCCGCCGACGACGTTCGGTGACGTCATGCGGCACACCGAGCGGGAGATGCGCCGGCTGGCCGGTGACGAACCGGTCGATCCGCCCACCGTCAAACATCTCGCCCCGCACGGGCGGATCGTGGACACCCTCGAACTGTGCAAGGGGTTCAAGGAGCCGCTCCCCTGGGCCGAGATGGTCACAAAGTCCGCGCTGTGGGAGCACACTTCGGGCGGCGAGGCGGTGCACGCCCGCGTCAAGGCCGGACTCACGGAACTGGTGGAACGCGTCGGGCGGAACCTTCGAGGCGCGGGCGCGCACGAGAACGATCCGTGGCGGGATCCGACGTATCCGGCCCGCTTCGAGCGCAGGCTCGTCGGCCTGGTCGAGCGTGCCCGGCTCAGGGAACTGCGGGCACTACTGTCTCCGGCCGAGACAGCGGTGCTGCTCGCCGCACCCCTGGTGTACGAGGACGTCACCGCCGTCGCCCTGGAGGATCTGCGGCAGGTCCTGGACCGGCACCGACCGGACGGAGCCGAGCCCGACGAGCACCTCGACGCACACGCACAGCTGGTCGCCGCTGCCGTCGAGGACGTACGCCGAGCCCACGTACAGGTGCAGGGCACCTTGGAGACCCTGCGGGCGCGCGGTCTCGCCCCGCAGGCCGAGGCCGCCGAGCACTGGATCCGCCATCGCTTCATCGCGGACTGGGACCCTCTGTGGGAGCGCACCGGGGGGTACGAGTCCGTCAACACCCTCCTCTCCGGGCTGGCCCGGGTCATCGCCGACTCCGCCGAACCTCTGCCGCCCGGGCGGGCGTCCGAGCAGTCGCTGCGACTCATCGACCGCCAAATCCGCCAGGTATTGGGCCACTTGACCGTGGAACCGGGTGACCGCCCCCGAATCAACGACTCCGACAGCGACAGTTGGAGCAGATACGACCCGGTTCCGGGCGGGAAGTGGCGCGGCCAGGAACTCGCTCAGCTGCTGTGGACGGCGGGGCTGCTGTCGGCCGATCCGCGCCGGATGTCCAGCGTGCTCGTCAGCCATCTCGGAGCGCACGAACGGCTCGATCCGCAGACGGTGGTCGACGCGTTGTCCGAGGAGTTCGACTTCGCGGCCGTCGGTGACCTCAGCGCCGACGCGTACGGCCTGGATGTCCGCTTCCACTGCCCGCATCCCGCGCTGCACGCGGCCGTCGAGGAACTCGCGGGCCGGGCCAATGCGGCGGCGGCCTCGATCCGCAGCCGCTGGAGGGAGCAGCGCTCCAGTCCGCCGTCGCTGCTGCGGGGTCTGCCCGAACGCATAACCGCCGGCCAGCTGGTGCCCGAACCCGGGCAGTACACAGTCCCGTTGGAACGCTTTCGTCTCGCCGAGGACGAGATCCGGCCCCTGCTGATGGGCGCGCAGCTGTACGGCGACAAGATGCTGGCCGTCCGCGAGCTGTACCAGAACGCGCTGGACGCCTGTCGGCTGAGGGACATGCGCGACCAGTACGGCCGGTCCCAGGGCGAGGCCACGGAGGACTGGAACGGCGAGATCACCTTCACGCAGCGCTGGGACGAGAAGGGGCTCTACATCCAGTGCGAGGACAACGGCACGGGGATGAGCCGCACCAAGCTCACCTCAATGTTCGCCCGCGCGGGAAAACGCTATGAGCAGGACCCCGAGTTCACGCAGGAACGACGCGAGTGGCGGCGTGCCGGCCTCAAGCCGATCGCGCTCAACTCCCGTTTCGGAATCGGCGTGTTCAGCTACTTCATGCTCGCCGAGGAGGTCGTGGTCCTCACCGCCCCGGTCAACCGCCACGGTCTGCGGAAGTCCCTCGACCAGGCCTCGCGCGCCGACATCCAGTCCGGCTCGGGTCTGCTGAGCATCACCACGGGCAAGGGCGCACCCGCCCACGGCGGCACCAAGGTCCGGCTCTACCTCGCCCTGACCGAGGATGAACAGCCGCCGTCCCTCGTGGAGACCCTCCAGTCGCAGTTGTGGGTGAGCGACTACAAGGTGACGGCGGTGGAGTACGCGAAGGACGACCCGGAACGGGAGGTCCGGAGCCGGTCCTGGACACCTGGCAAGCTGAAGGCCACGGCGGACTGGCGCGGCCATGCGGTCCACGCGGAAGGCACCGACGTCTGGCTCGTCCAGGGCGAAGGACAGCTGCTCCTCGACGGAGTGGTGATCGAGGACGCTCCCCACATGTACGGATGCGTCGTCAATCTCCGGGAACGACACCGGCCGGTACCGAGCGTGGACCGCAACGACCTCCTGTCGCACGACGAGGACGCCGTGCAGATGGAAGTGCTCGCCGCGGTGCCCAAGGCCGCGACCCAGTGGAGGGAGGTGTCGCTGCGGCGTCTGTGGCAGCTCGCCCAGGAGGAGCCGCCTTTGGCGGTGGCGGTCCTCGACGCCCTATCCCCAGAGGTGACGGCGACCCTGGAACCGGCCGGCGATGACGTCCGCCTGCTGCGCGGGCGACTGCCGTTGACGCCGACGGGCTGTCTGCCGATGGATCAGCAGCTTGTCTCCTCGGCACACGATCTGGAGCTGCTGGGAAATAGCCGCCTGTACGAGAACGAGCTGTTCCGCCAGTGGCGGATGGCAAGGCTGGAGCATGCTCCACTCGCTGATCACGAGTTCTCACCACCCGGATATCCCGTCGCGACAGGGCTGGACTCACTGCTCTTCGTCGACACCCCGTCCCAGGAATGGGCATGGGCTCCTGTGGTGAAAGCCGCAGCCATGGCGAGGCTCCCCGTGAGAGCCGCGGTCAAGGCACTACGCCGGTATGCCATCACGGGTGTGTACGTCCCCGCGGCCACCGACATCCGCTCCCAGCTCGCCCTCGAACTCTCGCCCGCCGCAGCCGATCTCTACATCGCCTATCGCGACATCCTGCAGCCTCCTGACAAAGGTGCCGCGGTGCACGCACCACTGCTGGTCATCTCCGAGGAGTACAACCTCCCGCTGGTCGACTGTCTTCCTCTGCTGGATCAGCTCCGAGGGCTCGACCCCGAACTCCCTCCGCTCCCGGAGCTGGACGAATCCGTCGCCGCGGAGCGCTTCACCTACGACGAAGCGCGAATACTGGCCGGCGACGGGGGTTCCGACTGGCTTCCGTCAAGGAGATGGAACGCCGGCGCGATGTCGATCACGCATCTCAAGGATCGCGTCGAAAACATCTTCGTCAACTCTTCGCTGGACGCCGCGGCACTGCTGGCCCGCATCCGTCGTCTGGCTCCCCTCGGCTTCTCCGTATGGGGAGGGGGAGAACCGGAGGCGGCGCCAGGTGACCAGGGCTCTCTGACCGCGGCCGACCATCTGCTCCTGGCAGTCAGGACCGGCCAAGGGAATCCGTGGCTGGACAAGCGTCTGGCCCTCCCGCAAATGCTGCTCGCCTCGTCACGACTCGGAATATCACTGGGCGAGGCAGCACGACTCCTCACCGAGTCATCCTCCGTCACCGCTGTTCGCGCTCCCGACGTCCCCGCGGAAGCCGCCGCCTGGACCCCGCCGTACTGGGTCATCCGTGTCATGGAGCAATGGCCGGAACCAAAGAAGGCGTTCGGGCCCTGGGAACTCATCGACGCCTACCTCTATCAGCACCAGAACCGGACACCACGAGGCGTCGCGGAATTCCGGGAGGCTGCGACGGCACTTGACGCCTGCGGTCTCCTCACGACCGCCCCGTCCTGCGATCACGATTCACTGATACGGCAGGCGATGGATTCATCTCTCGACATCGGCGCGTTTGGATACGAGGGTTCCGCGTTGGACACGGCTCCCGTCTCCCTCGCCTACTGCCTGTCACTCATCAGCAGAACCGGCACCCTGGACGAGGTCCTGGACCAGCTGGAAACCGCGGAGACACACCTGCCCCTACACCTTCCTGAGGTGACGGCGGAGGCCCGTTCGCTGCAATGCAGCATCCACGACCGGCATGCGCTTCTCAACACAGGAACGCTCATCGGCGAAGTCCCCACATTCCGTCGCCTGACGATCCAGGACCTCCTCGAACACGCCAATGACAACGGCGGCACGCTCTCCCAGTCGGTCCACCATCTCTCCCGCTTCACCGCCATCGGCGCCCCGCCCCTGCCCGGCGACTTTACCGGCCCCGACGCCGAGGCCCTCGCCGACTTCGAGCCCGACCGATTCGACCTCGCGGCCTTCGATCCCGGGCTGCTGGGCCCCGGCACACTCGGCCCTCTCGAACTGGTCCTGGTGGCAGGCCGTTTCGGCTGGACGCTGAAGCGGACGTACGACCGATACGCCCCCTTCCGCTGTCTCGGCCTGGACGTCGAGGCCGGCGAACCCACGCGGCACGAGGCCGGGCTGACTCCCACCTGGTACGACGTGGTCATCCTCACCGAGCAGCTGACCGGGCGGACACCAGCCCTGTCCGGAGCCGTCACGGCGGACCACATCGCCCTCTGCGCGGAGGAGACGGACCTGTCGGAGGCCGAGGTACGCGAGCGCCTGGAACGGTACGCCGCTCTCTTCCAGCTCCACCTCCCGCCCGAGGAAGGCCAGGAAGACAGTTGA
- a CDS encoding chitosanase has translation MKRAGRLMFVAVPLVAVTVYVAVPDQKADDGPSDSRSSSPSASSGSAAADLDSPEKKELAQRIVSSAENSSLDWRAQYDYIEDIGDGRGYTAGIIGFTTGTHDLLTLVELYTESHPDNALEPYLPALRSVDGSDSHEGLDPGFTAAWKEEAQKAAFKRVQDSQRDRVYFDPAVRLAKRDGLGALGQFIYYDAMVMHGPGDPGFHGIRERAMSEADTPAEGGDEQSYLDIFLDTRRATMKSEKRDTTRVDTAQRRFLYAGNLDLRTPLEWKVYDVTYRVP, from the coding sequence ATGAAACGCGCTGGCCGTCTGATGTTCGTCGCCGTCCCTCTCGTCGCGGTGACGGTGTACGTCGCCGTGCCCGACCAGAAGGCCGACGACGGGCCCTCCGACAGCCGGAGCTCCTCCCCGTCGGCCTCCTCCGGGTCGGCCGCCGCCGACCTGGACTCCCCGGAGAAGAAGGAGCTGGCCCAGCGGATCGTGTCGAGTGCCGAGAACTCCAGCCTCGACTGGCGCGCCCAGTACGACTACATCGAGGACATAGGCGACGGCCGCGGCTACACCGCCGGGATCATCGGCTTCACCACCGGCACGCACGACCTGCTCACGCTGGTCGAGCTGTACACCGAGTCCCATCCGGACAACGCCCTGGAGCCGTACCTCCCGGCCCTCCGCTCCGTCGACGGCTCGGACTCCCACGAGGGCCTGGACCCCGGTTTCACCGCCGCCTGGAAGGAGGAGGCACAGAAGGCTGCCTTCAAGCGCGTCCAGGACTCGCAACGCGACCGCGTCTACTTCGACCCGGCGGTCCGCCTAGCCAAGCGTGACGGTCTGGGCGCCCTCGGCCAGTTCATCTACTACGACGCCATGGTCATGCACGGCCCCGGCGACCCCGGCTTCCACGGCATCCGCGAGCGCGCCATGTCCGAGGCCGACACCCCCGCGGAGGGCGGCGACGAGCAGAGCTATCTCGACATCTTCCTGGACACCCGCCGCGCGACCATGAAGTCCGAGAAACGCGACACGACCCGCGTGGACACGGCCCAGCGGAGATTCCTGTACGCCGGAAACCTGGACCTCCGCACTCCGCTGGAGTGGAAGGTGTACGACGTGACCTACCGCGTGCCCTGA
- the qcrB gene encoding cytochrome bc1 complex cytochrome b subunit, translated as MDARSNGRAAQTGKGEKVADWADGRLGVYSLAKTQMRKVFPDHWSFMLGEVCLYSFLVLILTGVYLTLFFEPSAAEVVYNGSYEPLNGIIMTRAYESTLDISFDVRGGLLIRQIHHWAAIVFVAGMLVHMMRVFFTGAFRKPRELNWLFGWTLLFLGIITGLTGYSLPDDLLSGTGLRFAQGAILSVPIVGTYLAFFLFGGEFPGHDIIARLYPIHVLLLPGIMLGLVVAHLILVFYHKHTQYPGPGRDQKSVVGMPFMPIYMAKAGGFFFLVFGVLSMMGAIATINPVWAFGPYRSDLVTTGAQPDWYLGFSEGLIRVMPGWEINAWGHTLQLGVFIPFTLFPLIMVAIAVYPFIEAWITGDKREHHILDRPRNVPTRTGLGVAWLSLYGVLLIGGGNDIVATHLHLSINSITWFVRIAFFVVPVMAFVITRRVCMGLQRSDRDKVLHGRESGVIKRLPHGEFVEVHEPLTPAQRFTLTQHEQDPPYDVGPLVDANGVERKVKPSQRLRARLAQAMYGQNAHIPKPTVEEYRELTSSDDHHH; from the coding sequence ATGGACGCGCGGAGCAACGGGCGAGCGGCACAGACGGGCAAGGGCGAGAAGGTGGCGGACTGGGCCGACGGACGGCTCGGGGTCTACTCGCTTGCCAAGACCCAGATGCGCAAGGTGTTCCCGGACCACTGGTCCTTCATGCTGGGCGAGGTCTGCCTCTACAGCTTCCTCGTCCTGATCCTCACCGGCGTCTACCTCACCCTCTTCTTCGAGCCCAGCGCCGCCGAGGTCGTCTACAACGGCTCGTACGAACCCCTCAACGGCATCATCATGACCAGGGCGTACGAGTCCACCCTCGACATCAGCTTCGACGTGCGCGGCGGACTGCTGATCCGGCAGATCCACCACTGGGCCGCGATCGTGTTCGTCGCCGGAATGCTCGTGCACATGATGCGCGTGTTCTTCACGGGCGCCTTCCGCAAGCCGCGCGAGCTGAACTGGCTGTTCGGCTGGACCCTGCTGTTCCTCGGCATCATCACCGGCCTGACCGGCTACTCGCTCCCCGACGACCTGCTCTCCGGCACCGGCCTCCGCTTCGCGCAGGGCGCGATCCTGTCCGTGCCGATCGTGGGCACGTACCTCGCGTTCTTCCTCTTCGGAGGGGAGTTCCCGGGACACGACATCATCGCCAGGCTGTACCCGATCCACGTCCTCCTGCTGCCCGGGATCATGCTCGGCCTGGTCGTCGCCCATCTGATCCTGGTCTTCTACCACAAGCACACCCAGTACCCCGGGCCCGGCCGCGACCAGAAGTCCGTGGTGGGCATGCCGTTCATGCCGATCTACATGGCCAAGGCCGGCGGCTTCTTCTTCCTGGTCTTCGGCGTGCTGTCGATGATGGGCGCGATCGCGACGATCAACCCCGTGTGGGCCTTCGGGCCCTATCGTTCCGATCTGGTCACCACAGGCGCCCAGCCCGACTGGTATCTCGGCTTCTCCGAAGGGCTGATCCGGGTGATGCCGGGATGGGAGATCAACGCCTGGGGCCACACCCTGCAGCTGGGCGTCTTCATCCCCTTCACCCTCTTCCCGCTGATCATGGTGGCGATCGCCGTCTACCCGTTCATCGAGGCGTGGATCACCGGGGACAAACGCGAGCACCACATCCTGGACCGGCCCCGCAACGTCCCCACGCGCACGGGGCTAGGCGTCGCCTGGCTGAGTCTGTACGGCGTACTGCTGATCGGCGGCGGCAACGACATCGTCGCCACGCATCTGCATCTGTCGATCAACTCGATCACCTGGTTCGTGCGGATCGCCTTCTTCGTGGTCCCGGTGATGGCCTTCGTCATCACCCGACGCGTCTGCATGGGGCTCCAGCGCAGCGACCGCGACAAGGTGCTGCACGGCAGGGAGTCCGGCGTCATCAAGCGGTTGCCGCACGGCGAGTTCGTCGAGGTGCACGAACCCCTCACCCCGGCCCAGCGGTTCACCCTCACCCAGCACGAGCAGGACCCGCCCTACGACGTGGGCCCGCTCGTCGACGCGAACGGCGTCGAGCGGAAGGTCAAGCCGTCCCAGCGGCTACGGGCTCGGCTCGCCCAGGCCATGTACGGGCAGAACGCGCACATTCCCAAGCCGACCGTCGAGGAGTACCGCGAACTCACGAGCAGCGACGACCACCACCACTGA
- a CDS encoding vWA domain-containing protein — MAGISLTKVEETAPALVSLYKSAGVSLTKHGLSGQRAAVYLVVDYSGSMKPYYADGSVQALADRVLGLSAHFDDDGTVPVVFFSTDVDAVTDIALDSHAGRVERIVAGLGHMGKTSYHLAMDAVIDHYLDSGSKDPALVVFQTDGGPINKLAAERYLCKAAKLPLFWQFIGFGDPSSKQFDFLRRLDDLAVPGKRVVDNAGFFHAGSDPRRGVSDGELYDRLLGEFPRWLSAARAAGIVE; from the coding sequence ATGGCCGGGATCAGCCTCACCAAGGTGGAGGAGACCGCGCCCGCGCTGGTCAGCCTCTACAAGAGCGCGGGGGTCTCCCTCACCAAGCACGGGCTGAGCGGGCAGCGGGCCGCTGTCTATCTCGTCGTCGACTACTCGGGATCGATGAAGCCGTACTACGCCGACGGCAGCGTGCAGGCGCTCGCGGACCGTGTGCTCGGTCTGAGCGCACACTTCGACGACGACGGGACCGTGCCTGTCGTCTTCTTCTCCACGGACGTCGACGCCGTGACCGACATCGCGCTCGACAGTCACGCGGGGCGTGTGGAGCGGATCGTCGCCGGGCTCGGGCACATGGGCAAGACGAGCTACCACCTGGCGATGGACGCCGTCATCGACCACTACCTCGACAGTGGTTCCAAGGACCCCGCCCTCGTCGTCTTCCAGACCGACGGCGGTCCGATCAACAAGCTCGCCGCGGAGCGGTACCTGTGCAAGGCGGCGAAGCTTCCTCTGTTCTGGCAGTTCATCGGCTTCGGTGACCCGTCCAGCAAACAGTTCGACTTCCTGCGCCGGCTCGACGACCTGGCCGTTCCGGGGAAGCGGGTCGTGGACAACGCCGGCTTCTTCCACGCCGGTTCGGACCCCCGCCGGGGTGTCTCCGACGGTGAGCTGTACGACCGGTTGCTGGGCGAGTTCCCACGGTGGCTGTCGGCGGCGCGGGCGGCGGGGATCGTCGAGTGA